The Neomonachus schauinslandi chromosome 11, ASM220157v2, whole genome shotgun sequence genome contains a region encoding:
- the TP53I11 gene encoding tumor protein p53-inducible protein 11 isoform X1, whose product MAAKQPPPLMKKHSQTDLVSRLKTRKILGVGGEDDDGEVHRSKISQVLGNEIKFAVREPLGLRVWQFASAVLFSGIAIMALAFPDQLYDAVFDGAQVTSKTPIRLYGGALLSISLIMWNALYTAEKVIIRWTLLTEACYFGVQFLVVTATLAETGLVSLGILLLLASRLLFVAISVYYYYQVGRKPKKV is encoded by the exons ATGGCGGCCAAGCAGCCCCCACCTCTCATGAAGAAGCACAGCCAGACGGACCTCGTGAGCCGCCTGAAGACCCGCAAGATCCTCGGTGTGGGCGGGGAGGATGACGACGGGGAGGTACACCGCTCCAAG ATCAGCCAGGTCTTGGGCAATGAAATCAAGTTTGCTGTTCGGGAGCCTTTGGGGCTGAG GGTTTGGCAGTTTGCTTCTGCTGTGCTCTTCTCCGGCATTGCCATCATG GCCCTCGCCTTCCCTGACCAGCTCTATGATGCCGTCTTTGATGGAGCCCAGGTGACCAGCAAGACCCCCATCCGCCTCTACGGTGGTGCGCTCCTCA gcatcTCCCTGATCATGTGGAATGCTCTCTACACGGCCGAGAAGGTTATCATCCGATGGACTCTGCTCACCGAAGCCTGTTACTTTGGGGTCCAGTTCTTGG TGGTCACTGCCACGCTAGCTGAGACGGGCCTCGTGTCCCTGGGGATCCTGCTGCTTCTGGCCAGCCGCCTCCTTTTTGTCGCCATCAGCGTTTACTACTATTACCAAGTCGGCCGAAAACCCAAGAAGGTCTAG
- the TP53I11 gene encoding tumor protein p53-inducible protein 11 isoform X2 has translation MTTGRYTAPRVWQFASAVLFSGIAIMALAFPDQLYDAVFDGAQVTSKTPIRLYGGALLSISLIMWNALYTAEKVIIRWTLLTEACYFGVQFLVVTATLAETGLVSLGILLLLASRLLFVAISVYYYYQVGRKPKKV, from the exons ATGACGACGGGGAGGTACACCGCTCCAAG GGTTTGGCAGTTTGCTTCTGCTGTGCTCTTCTCCGGCATTGCCATCATG GCCCTCGCCTTCCCTGACCAGCTCTATGATGCCGTCTTTGATGGAGCCCAGGTGACCAGCAAGACCCCCATCCGCCTCTACGGTGGTGCGCTCCTCA gcatcTCCCTGATCATGTGGAATGCTCTCTACACGGCCGAGAAGGTTATCATCCGATGGACTCTGCTCACCGAAGCCTGTTACTTTGGGGTCCAGTTCTTGG TGGTCACTGCCACGCTAGCTGAGACGGGCCTCGTGTCCCTGGGGATCCTGCTGCTTCTGGCCAGCCGCCTCCTTTTTGTCGCCATCAGCGTTTACTACTATTACCAAGTCGGCCGAAAACCCAAGAAGGTCTAG